From the Rhinolophus sinicus isolate RSC01 linkage group LG02, ASM3656204v1, whole genome shotgun sequence genome, one window contains:
- the LOC141570027 gene encoding thymosin beta-4, Y-chromosomal-like translates to MPKNLTDLTPLVRVPCSASFATKSDKPYVAEIEKFDKSKLKTTETQEKNPLLSKETIEQEKQAGES, encoded by the exons atgccCAAGAATTTGA CAGATCTGACTCCACTCGTTCGCGTGCCTTGCTCCGCTTCCTTTGCAACCAAGTCTGACAAACCCTATGTGGCTGAGATTGAGAAATTCGATAAGTCGAAATTGAAGACGACAGAAACGCAAGAGAAAAATCCACTGCTTTCAAAAGAAACGATTGAACAGGAGAAGCAAGCAGGCGAATCGTAA